From one Bacillota bacterium genomic stretch:
- a CDS encoding alpha-L-fucosidase gives MTKPYVREMTGDELKSMLKSSIQFKSLGGVKHPGLKLSEEDLVWWRDAKFGMFIHWGLYSILGRGEWVMHNEKIPAEEYRKLAQEFNPQHFDADQWAQIAKDAGMRYMVMVSRHHDGFALWDSPGSYQDFTSMNSAAKRDFVKEYVEACRRAGLKVGLYYSPMDWRFPGYFQPKELLDNALLMKKQCYDQVRELMTNYGPIDILWYDGAWLAHKNHDPDAAWLWEPIKLNQMVREINPKVVINPRSGWEGDFYCDEGSHEISGGIIPVPWEKCLCICSGTSWGWIPDDPVMEFDDAIRMFVNVWVRDGNILLNVGPDRDGLFPPEVVERLEEIGVWMRANGESIYGTRGGPFQPVDQVYGSTYKDHKIYVHILDYDKFKDLRLPALEQKIVSCQTIGGEQVEFEQTEGGIKISLSPDQITPPDTIVVLELDAPVPKPELEEISFKG, from the coding sequence ATGACAAAACCATATGTTCGGGAAATGACCGGTGACGAGCTGAAGTCAATGCTGAAAAGCAGCATTCAGTTTAAGAGCTTGGGAGGGGTAAAGCATCCCGGATTAAAACTCAGCGAAGAGGATTTGGTCTGGTGGCGGGATGCCAAGTTCGGCATGTTTATTCACTGGGGGCTGTATTCGATTCTCGGCAGAGGCGAATGGGTAATGCACAATGAGAAAATCCCTGCGGAAGAATACAGAAAATTGGCGCAGGAATTTAACCCTCAGCATTTTGATGCGGATCAATGGGCTCAGATTGCCAAGGATGCGGGTATGCGCTACATGGTGATGGTATCCCGCCACCATGACGGCTTTGCGCTTTGGGACAGCCCCGGCAGCTACCAGGATTTTACCAGCATGAATTCAGCCGCCAAACGGGATTTTGTCAAGGAGTATGTAGAGGCGTGCCGCAGAGCCGGCCTCAAGGTTGGGCTCTACTATTCGCCCATGGACTGGCGCTTCCCCGGCTATTTTCAGCCAAAAGAGCTTCTGGACAACGCTCTCTTGATGAAAAAGCAGTGCTACGATCAAGTCCGGGAATTGATGACCAACTATGGGCCGATTGATATTCTCTGGTATGACGGCGCTTGGCTGGCTCACAAAAACCACGACCCGGATGCGGCTTGGCTGTGGGAACCGATCAAACTTAACCAGATGGTGCGGGAGATCAATCCCAAGGTTGTAATTAACCCCCGCTCGGGCTGGGAAGGGGATTTCTACTGTGATGAAGGCTCCCATGAGATTTCCGGCGGCATAATTCCGGTACCATGGGAAAAATGTCTGTGCATCTGCAGCGGCACCTCCTGGGGCTGGATTCCTGATGATCCGGTGATGGAATTTGATGATGCAATCAGAATGTTTGTCAATGTGTGGGTTCGCGACGGCAATATTCTCTTGAACGTAGGCCCTGATCGAGACGGGCTGTTCCCGCCTGAGGTTGTGGAAAGACTGGAGGAAATTGGAGTATGGATGCGGGCAAATGGTGAAAGTATCTACGGCACCCGCGGCGGTCCGTTCCAGCCGGTGGATCAGGTATACGGCAGCACTTATAAGGATCATAAAATTTATGTGCATATTCTCGATTACGACAAGTTTAAGGATCTGCGTCTGCCTGCGCTGGAGCAGAAGATTGTCAGCTGTCAAACAATCGGCGGTGAACAGGTAGAGTTTGAGCAGACAGAGGGAGGAATTAAAATCTCCTTATCTCCAGATCAGATCACACCTCCGGACACAATTGTTGTGCTGGAATTGGATGCCCCAGTGCCCAAACCAGAGCTGGAAGAAATATCATTTAAAGGTTAG
- a CDS encoding beta-galactosidase: MKYGVSYYPEHKQRAEIEQDIQLMQELGINFVRMGEFAWCKFEPVEGQYEFDWLDPVIEELGQLGILTIICTPTACPPAWLVEKHPEILYVDNRGMTRPFGGRRSYCYNNPVYREYSRKIAEAIGKHYRDNPHVFAFQIDNELAQEGTGRCRCPVCRDKFHGWLEEKYGTIDELNQKLGTIFWGQTYDHFGQINPPVNSIEPNTNQAITAFFENPSLRLDFERFCSDSNIEYQNIQTEALRKYTDKVITTNATGVATNSINYYKAFQELDRYAFDYYPSIRDREVDSFPYAHARGVRGEQFWLMEFVSGGGHGAWGAGRLQHYPGALQQAAMHAFASGAELVAHFQFRTFPFGAEQLNYAIVDIDGIPRRKFYEVQAAAADLKKLGEILKNSSFKNEVALCFDYDALWALKIKPVAKDFDYVKFCSELYNAFVSLGVGVDVVSCEEDLSGYKAVIVPTPAVMDGRFKQRLKDYVNAGGILLSTFLAGIKNEYNVGIAESLPCGLTDLFGIRVGEVEPVFERTVSQIAVTVGDKEYQGANKYWTETLEENGAEIIGFYADTFRKGTGVISRNNYGRGRAYYLGTALASDLMKTLAQLIIADGKITQVPFPVLPGVEVIVREYAGRKVYCIFNFCQEAVEFELGGTYTDLLNDAAVANLKLDAKSYAFIMDN; this comes from the coding sequence ATGAAATACGGAGTTTCATACTATCCTGAGCATAAACAGCGAGCTGAGATCGAGCAGGACATTCAATTGATGCAGGAGTTGGGGATCAACTTTGTCCGCATGGGCGAGTTTGCCTGGTGCAAATTTGAGCCGGTGGAAGGCCAGTATGAATTTGACTGGTTGGATCCGGTTATCGAAGAGCTGGGGCAGCTCGGTATCCTGACCATTATCTGCACCCCAACTGCCTGCCCGCCCGCTTGGCTGGTAGAGAAGCACCCGGAGATTCTGTATGTGGATAACCGGGGCATGACCCGGCCTTTCGGCGGCAGGCGCAGCTACTGCTACAACAACCCGGTTTACCGGGAATATTCTCGGAAAATAGCTGAGGCAATCGGGAAGCATTATCGCGATAATCCCCATGTCTTTGCTTTTCAAATAGATAACGAATTGGCGCAGGAGGGCACCGGCCGCTGCCGCTGCCCTGTCTGCCGGGATAAGTTTCACGGCTGGCTGGAAGAAAAATATGGGACCATCGATGAGCTCAACCAGAAGCTGGGCACGATTTTCTGGGGGCAGACCTACGATCATTTCGGCCAGATCAATCCGCCGGTCAATTCCATCGAGCCCAATACCAACCAGGCAATCACGGCCTTTTTTGAAAACCCATCGCTGCGTTTAGATTTTGAACGGTTCTGCAGTGATTCCAATATCGAGTACCAAAATATCCAAACGGAAGCGCTGCGCAAATACACCGATAAAGTCATCACAACCAATGCCACAGGGGTGGCTACTAACAGCATCAATTATTACAAAGCGTTTCAGGAACTGGATAGATACGCTTTCGATTATTACCCCAGCATCAGAGATCGGGAAGTCGATTCATTTCCCTATGCCCATGCCCGAGGGGTCCGCGGCGAGCAGTTCTGGCTGATGGAGTTTGTCTCCGGCGGCGGCCATGGTGCTTGGGGCGCAGGAAGGCTCCAGCACTATCCGGGAGCCCTGCAGCAGGCAGCGATGCACGCATTTGCTTCCGGCGCTGAGCTGGTTGCCCATTTTCAGTTTCGGACTTTCCCCTTCGGAGCAGAACAGCTGAATTATGCGATTGTGGATATTGACGGCATTCCCCGCCGCAAATTCTACGAAGTGCAGGCAGCAGCAGCTGATCTTAAAAAACTGGGAGAGATTCTGAAAAACTCGTCATTTAAGAACGAAGTGGCTTTATGCTTTGACTATGACGCTTTATGGGCCCTTAAGATTAAACCTGTTGCTAAGGACTTTGATTATGTCAAATTCTGCAGCGAGCTTTATAATGCTTTTGTCAGCCTTGGCGTCGGTGTGGATGTAGTCAGCTGTGAGGAAGATCTCAGCGGCTATAAGGCGGTGATTGTACCGACCCCGGCGGTGATGGACGGCCGCTTTAAACAGCGGTTGAAAGACTATGTGAATGCTGGAGGCATTCTGCTGTCCACCTTCCTGGCAGGCATTAAAAACGAGTACAATGTGGGCATTGCTGAATCGCTCCCCTGCGGTCTGACCGATTTATTCGGCATCCGAGTTGGCGAAGTGGAGCCGGTCTTTGAGCGCACTGTTTCTCAGATTGCTGTGACTGTTGGTGACAAGGAATATCAGGGTGCTAATAAATATTGGACCGAGACCCTAGAGGAAAATGGAGCTGAGATCATTGGTTTTTACGCTGACACCTTCAGGAAAGGTACCGGCGTGATCAGCAGAAATAATTATGGCAGGGGTCGCGCTTATTATCTCGGTACGGCGCTGGCCAGTGATCTGATGAAAACTTTAGCCCAGCTGATCATTGCTGACGGGAAAATTACCCAGGTGCCATTTCCGGTACTGCCGGGTGTGGAAGTAATTGTTCGGGAATATGCAGGCCGGAAAGTCTACTGTATCTTCAATTTCTGCCAGGAAGCAGTCGAGTTTGAACTCGGCGGGACTTACACTGATCTCCTGAACGATGCGGCAGTGGCTAACCTGAAACTTGATGCAAAGAGCTATGCATTTATTATGGATAATTGA
- a CDS encoding SUMF1/EgtB/PvdO family nonheme iron enzyme → MVDLKMVKVTAGEYKRGGGDLKDRPDALPRHKVTLTSDFAISQEPIKYDLFAHFYLERYGEKPDVENYMGYVIGVSWYEADEFCRWLTEKTGEFYRLPTEAEWEYCARNSRKLGLDRMCDLHLREWCFDWYDVYSEEDQIDPAGPDGGMFKVVRGGFLDNPERFNTYHTEVWMRASMAPNYRHYPDDIHNDFGRHNIGFRVIKGQPAVTNGRQVTAPLSLHVKENPPMGKIRGDVPYFRKRFLFPIPPDTASSEAIRAFGLNPLLRHHNHSPGFDVAPNGDLIVSFYSSYWEYDAEVGLIAARLRYGADEWELPDIFVNPVAVNDHAPLLFTDSDGTIYHFWGWPELENAFPFQFIYSKDSGATWSEVQFPKFKEKAEQVMRQPINTVVHAQDGFYYLACDVRGESASVLYRSKDLLNWEVPQGKTPGRHSTVVELQDGRLLAVGGKNTAIDGYMPQGISGDRGDTWEVSKTPFPAMSSGQRPCIIRLQSGRLFMCGDFQNKQGQRPREAGPDEWGSYAAYSEDEGKTWKFKKLWGTQHKKQDANQLGGSHTIGYAVCRQSPDGLIHIITSNNRPSLHLCFNEAWLLDDAEPTIPDDQELMYERAAKLRDVETYTEKYENGQVKCVYSGGFAEDGRFLLHGEERWYYPSGQLMTECTYEYGVRKNRYVHYSELGDKIWEWEYLKDNTAVYKTYYSNNQLKTVGRYRSRIAEGWSETYSPEGKVTARFLFDNGRIIKNE, encoded by the coding sequence ATGGTTGATCTAAAGATGGTGAAAGTAACGGCCGGCGAGTATAAGCGGGGTGGCGGTGATCTGAAAGACAGACCAGATGCGCTGCCTCGCCACAAGGTAACCCTTACCAGCGATTTTGCGATCTCGCAGGAGCCGATTAAATACGACTTGTTTGCGCACTTTTATCTGGAAAGGTACGGTGAAAAGCCGGATGTAGAGAACTATATGGGTTATGTGATTGGGGTCAGCTGGTATGAGGCGGATGAATTCTGCCGCTGGCTGACGGAAAAAACCGGTGAGTTCTACCGTCTGCCGACAGAAGCAGAGTGGGAGTACTGTGCACGAAACAGCCGCAAATTAGGCCTTGACCGGATGTGCGACCTGCATCTGCGGGAGTGGTGTTTTGATTGGTACGATGTCTACTCGGAAGAGGATCAGATTGATCCCGCAGGGCCCGATGGAGGCATGTTTAAAGTTGTCAGGGGCGGATTTTTAGACAATCCGGAGCGGTTTAATACTTACCACACCGAAGTGTGGATGCGGGCGTCGATGGCGCCGAACTACCGCCACTACCCAGATGATATCCACAATGATTTTGGGCGCCACAATATTGGTTTCCGCGTGATCAAGGGACAACCTGCCGTGACCAACGGCAGGCAGGTTACTGCCCCCCTCAGTCTGCATGTAAAAGAAAACCCGCCGATGGGTAAAATCCGCGGGGATGTTCCTTATTTCCGCAAGCGGTTCTTATTTCCGATTCCGCCGGATACCGCTTCGTCCGAAGCGATTCGAGCATTCGGCTTAAATCCGCTGCTGCGGCACCACAACCATTCTCCGGGATTTGATGTGGCGCCAAATGGTGATTTGATCGTATCTTTTTACTCATCCTACTGGGAATACGACGCAGAGGTGGGGCTGATTGCCGCAAGGCTCCGGTATGGTGCCGATGAGTGGGAGCTTCCGGATATCTTCGTGAATCCCGTGGCAGTTAATGACCATGCGCCCCTCTTGTTTACTGATTCTGATGGCACCATCTACCATTTCTGGGGCTGGCCGGAGCTGGAAAATGCGTTTCCGTTCCAGTTCATCTACTCTAAAGACAGCGGCGCAACCTGGAGTGAAGTGCAGTTTCCCAAGTTTAAGGAGAAGGCGGAGCAGGTGATGCGCCAGCCGATTAACACTGTCGTGCACGCCCAGGACGGTTTTTATTACCTAGCCTGTGATGTGCGGGGCGAGTCCGCTTCGGTTTTGTACCGTTCCAAAGATTTGCTTAACTGGGAAGTGCCTCAGGGCAAGACTCCAGGCCGACACAGCACAGTAGTGGAGTTACAAGATGGGCGGCTGTTGGCTGTGGGTGGAAAAAACACTGCTATTGATGGCTATATGCCCCAAGGTATCTCCGGGGATCGGGGCGATACCTGGGAAGTGAGTAAAACTCCCTTTCCCGCCATGTCTTCGGGGCAGAGACCCTGCATCATTAGGCTTCAGAGCGGACGGCTGTTTATGTGCGGAGATTTCCAGAACAAACAGGGTCAAAGACCCCGGGAAGCAGGCCCCGACGAGTGGGGTTCCTACGCTGCTTATTCTGAGGACGAAGGAAAAACTTGGAAGTTTAAGAAATTATGGGGTACCCAGCACAAGAAGCAGGATGCCAACCAGTTAGGCGGGTCCCACACCATAGGATATGCGGTCTGCCGCCAGTCGCCGGATGGACTGATTCACATTATTACTTCCAACAACCGCCCCAGTCTCCACCTCTGCTTTAATGAAGCCTGGCTGTTGGACGATGCGGAACCGACCATTCCTGATGATCAGGAACTGATGTACGAGCGGGCAGCCAAACTGCGGGATGTGGAGACTTATACGGAAAAATACGAAAACGGACAGGTTAAGTGTGTCTATTCCGGCGGATTTGCTGAGGACGGGCGTTTTCTCCTCCATGGTGAAGAAAGATGGTATTATCCGTCCGGACAGCTGATGACCGAGTGCACTTATGAGTATGGGGTCAGGAAAAACCGCTATGTCCACTATTCTGAGTTGGGAGATAAAATCTGGGAATGGGAGTATCTAAAGGACAATACAGCTGTCTATAAAACTTATTATTCCAATAACCAGCTGAAGACTGTGGGCCGCTACCGCAGCCGCATTGCGGAAGGCTGGAGCGAGACCTATTCTCCTGAAGGTAAGGTAACTGCTAGATTCTTATTTGATAACGGCAGGATTATTAAAAACGAGTAA